One Aquila chrysaetos chrysaetos chromosome 22, bAquChr1.4, whole genome shotgun sequence genomic window carries:
- the PRELID2 gene encoding PRELI domain-containing protein 2 isoform X7, which yields MGVTVEVHRVYRYPFEQVVASYLRKYPSPMEKHITAVETVEEKTDLSTGIIYRRRIAMCQNVIPEILRKVSVLKVPDIYLEEESWLNMQKRNMAMKTHCLTWTQYASLSEESVFRESLENPNWTDFTQKGRISVTGAGLLNCVLEAFAQSFLKQGVRKGIKIMETLLQEQCE from the exons ATGGGGGTGACGGTGGAGGTGCACCGCGTGTACCGGTACCCCTTCGAGCAGGTGGTGGCCAGCTACCTCCGCAAG tATCCCAGTCCCATGGAGAAACACATCACAGCTGTAGAGAcagtggaagagaaaacag ATTTGTCTACGGGGATTATTTACCGGAGGAGAATTGCAATGTGCCAGAATGTGATTcctgaaattttaagaaag GTCAGTGTCTTAAAAGTGCCTGACATCTACTTGGAAGAGGAATCTTGGCTTaatatgcagaaaagaaatatggcTATGAAAACTCATTGTCTTACGTGGACACAGTATGCGTCTCTGAGCGAGGAGTCTGTCTTCAGAGAGAGCTTGGAGAATCCAAACTG GACAGACTTCACACAAAAAGGCAGAATATCAGTCACGGGGGCAGGTTTGCTCAACTGTGTGTTGGAAGCTTTTGCTCAATCGTTTTTAAAGCAAGGTGTGAGGAAG ggTATTAAAATAATGGAGACACTTCTTCAGGAGCAGTGTGAGTGA
- the PRELID2 gene encoding PRELI domain-containing protein 2 isoform X5: MSQNRVGRCNQLCSQRRPKPKQLGFFKGMFVPRHLLANRNPLLPRLGHFVYQLQFMISEDGAKKSLGLWKYPSPMEKHITAVETVEEKTDLSTGIIYRRRIAMCQNVIPEILRKVSVLKVPDIYLEEESWLNMQKRNMAMKTHCLTWTQYASLSEESVFRESLENPNWTDFTQKGRISVTGAGLLNCVLEAFAQSFLKQGVRKGIKIMETLLQEQCE, translated from the exons ATGTCACAAAATAGGGTGGGAAGGTGCAACCAGCTGTGCTCTCAGAGGAGACCAAAGCCAAAGCAGTTGGGGTTCTTCAAGGGCATGTTTGTGCCAAGACATCTCTTGGCAAACAGAAATCCCCTATTGCCTCGACTGGGGCATTTTGTGTATCAGCTGCAATTTATGATCTCTGAGGATGGAGCAAAGAAGTCACTCGGACTGTGGAAG tATCCCAGTCCCATGGAGAAACACATCACAGCTGTAGAGAcagtggaagagaaaacag ATTTGTCTACGGGGATTATTTACCGGAGGAGAATTGCAATGTGCCAGAATGTGATTcctgaaattttaagaaag GTCAGTGTCTTAAAAGTGCCTGACATCTACTTGGAAGAGGAATCTTGGCTTaatatgcagaaaagaaatatggcTATGAAAACTCATTGTCTTACGTGGACACAGTATGCGTCTCTGAGCGAGGAGTCTGTCTTCAGAGAGAGCTTGGAGAATCCAAACTG GACAGACTTCACACAAAAAGGCAGAATATCAGTCACGGGGGCAGGTTTGCTCAACTGTGTGTTGGAAGCTTTTGCTCAATCGTTTTTAAAGCAAGGTGTGAGGAAG ggTATTAAAATAATGGAGACACTTCTTCAGGAGCAGTGTGAGTGA
- the PRELID2 gene encoding PRELI domain-containing protein 2 isoform X4, with amino-acid sequence MGVTVEVHRVYRYPFEQVVASYLRKYPSPMEKHITAVETVEEKTDLSTGIIYRRRIAMCQNVIPEILRKVSVLKVPDIYLEEESWLNMQKRNMAMKTHCLTWTQYASLSEESVFRESLENPNWTDFTQKGRISVTGAGLLNCVLEAFAQSFLKQGVRKSVGVGAWNLGSTRSPFGHSPLCWRRGSQPQPLIRPSEADFGICAPRTADGNVFQKAQPFIHLLILDNYKTFLLWL; translated from the exons ATGGGGGTGACGGTGGAGGTGCACCGCGTGTACCGGTACCCCTTCGAGCAGGTGGTGGCCAGCTACCTCCGCAAG tATCCCAGTCCCATGGAGAAACACATCACAGCTGTAGAGAcagtggaagagaaaacag ATTTGTCTACGGGGATTATTTACCGGAGGAGAATTGCAATGTGCCAGAATGTGATTcctgaaattttaagaaag GTCAGTGTCTTAAAAGTGCCTGACATCTACTTGGAAGAGGAATCTTGGCTTaatatgcagaaaagaaatatggcTATGAAAACTCATTGTCTTACGTGGACACAGTATGCGTCTCTGAGCGAGGAGTCTGTCTTCAGAGAGAGCTTGGAGAATCCAAACTG GACAGACTTCACACAAAAAGGCAGAATATCAGTCACGGGGGCAGGTTTGCTCAACTGTGTGTTGGAAGCTTTTGCTCAATCGTTTTTAAAGCAAGGTGTGAGGAAG tcagtgggtgTTGGAGCGTGGAACCTGGGCAGCACCCGCAGTCCCTTCGGAcactctcctctctgctggcGCAGGGGCTCACAGCCCCAGCCTCTCATTCGTCCTTCAGAAGCGGATTTTGGAATCTGCGCCCCAAGAACTGCAGatggaaatgtatttcaaaaggcACAGCCATTTATTCATTTGCTTATTCTTGATAACTATAAGACCTTTTTGTtgtggctttaa
- the PRELID2 gene encoding PRELI domain-containing protein 2 isoform X2, whose amino-acid sequence MFVPRHLLANRNPLLPRLGHFVYQLQFMISEDGAKKSLGLWKYPSPMEKHITAVETVEEKTDLSTGIIYRRRIAMCQNVIPEILRKVSVLKVPDIYLEEESWLNMQKRNMAMKTHCLTWTQYASLSEESVFRESLENPNWTDFTQKGRISVTGAGLLNCVLEAFAQSFLKQGVRKSVGVGAWNLGSTRSPFGHSPLCWRRGSQPQPLIRPSEADFGICAPRTADGNVFQKAQPFIHLLILDNYKTFLLWL is encoded by the exons ATGTTTGTGCCAAGACATCTCTTGGCAAACAGAAATCCCCTATTGCCTCGACTGGGGCATTTTGTGTATCAGCTGCAATTTATGATCTCTGAGGATGGAGCAAAGAAGTCACTCGGACTGTGGAAG tATCCCAGTCCCATGGAGAAACACATCACAGCTGTAGAGAcagtggaagagaaaacag ATTTGTCTACGGGGATTATTTACCGGAGGAGAATTGCAATGTGCCAGAATGTGATTcctgaaattttaagaaag GTCAGTGTCTTAAAAGTGCCTGACATCTACTTGGAAGAGGAATCTTGGCTTaatatgcagaaaagaaatatggcTATGAAAACTCATTGTCTTACGTGGACACAGTATGCGTCTCTGAGCGAGGAGTCTGTCTTCAGAGAGAGCTTGGAGAATCCAAACTG GACAGACTTCACACAAAAAGGCAGAATATCAGTCACGGGGGCAGGTTTGCTCAACTGTGTGTTGGAAGCTTTTGCTCAATCGTTTTTAAAGCAAGGTGTGAGGAAG tcagtgggtgTTGGAGCGTGGAACCTGGGCAGCACCCGCAGTCCCTTCGGAcactctcctctctgctggcGCAGGGGCTCACAGCCCCAGCCTCTCATTCGTCCTTCAGAAGCGGATTTTGGAATCTGCGCCCCAAGAACTGCAGatggaaatgtatttcaaaaggcACAGCCATTTATTCATTTGCTTATTCTTGATAACTATAAGACCTTTTTGTtgtggctttaa
- the PRELID2 gene encoding PRELI domain-containing protein 2 isoform X6: MEKHITAVETVEEKTDLSTGIIYRRRIAMCQNVIPEILRKVSVLKVPDIYLEEESWLNMQKRNMAMKTHCLTWTQYASLSEESVFRESLENPNWTDFTQKGRISVTGAGLLNCVLEAFAQSFLKQGVRKSVGVGAWNLGSTRSPFGHSPLCWRRGSQPQPLIRPSEADFGICAPRTADGNVFQKAQPFIHLLILDNYKTFLLWL; encoded by the exons ATGGAGAAACACATCACAGCTGTAGAGAcagtggaagagaaaacag ATTTGTCTACGGGGATTATTTACCGGAGGAGAATTGCAATGTGCCAGAATGTGATTcctgaaattttaagaaag GTCAGTGTCTTAAAAGTGCCTGACATCTACTTGGAAGAGGAATCTTGGCTTaatatgcagaaaagaaatatggcTATGAAAACTCATTGTCTTACGTGGACACAGTATGCGTCTCTGAGCGAGGAGTCTGTCTTCAGAGAGAGCTTGGAGAATCCAAACTG GACAGACTTCACACAAAAAGGCAGAATATCAGTCACGGGGGCAGGTTTGCTCAACTGTGTGTTGGAAGCTTTTGCTCAATCGTTTTTAAAGCAAGGTGTGAGGAAG tcagtgggtgTTGGAGCGTGGAACCTGGGCAGCACCCGCAGTCCCTTCGGAcactctcctctctgctggcGCAGGGGCTCACAGCCCCAGCCTCTCATTCGTCCTTCAGAAGCGGATTTTGGAATCTGCGCCCCAAGAACTGCAGatggaaatgtatttcaaaaggcACAGCCATTTATTCATTTGCTTATTCTTGATAACTATAAGACCTTTTTGTtgtggctttaa
- the PRELID2 gene encoding PRELI domain-containing protein 2 isoform X1 yields MSQNRVGRCNQLCSQRRPKPKQLGFFKGMFVPRHLLANRNPLLPRLGHFVYQLQFMISEDGAKKSLGLWKYPSPMEKHITAVETVEEKTDLSTGIIYRRRIAMCQNVIPEILRKVSVLKVPDIYLEEESWLNMQKRNMAMKTHCLTWTQYASLSEESVFRESLENPNWTDFTQKGRISVTGAGLLNCVLEAFAQSFLKQGVRKSVGVGAWNLGSTRSPFGHSPLCWRRGSQPQPLIRPSEADFGICAPRTADGNVFQKAQPFIHLLILDNYKTFLLWL; encoded by the exons ATGTCACAAAATAGGGTGGGAAGGTGCAACCAGCTGTGCTCTCAGAGGAGACCAAAGCCAAAGCAGTTGGGGTTCTTCAAGGGCATGTTTGTGCCAAGACATCTCTTGGCAAACAGAAATCCCCTATTGCCTCGACTGGGGCATTTTGTGTATCAGCTGCAATTTATGATCTCTGAGGATGGAGCAAAGAAGTCACTCGGACTGTGGAAG tATCCCAGTCCCATGGAGAAACACATCACAGCTGTAGAGAcagtggaagagaaaacag ATTTGTCTACGGGGATTATTTACCGGAGGAGAATTGCAATGTGCCAGAATGTGATTcctgaaattttaagaaag GTCAGTGTCTTAAAAGTGCCTGACATCTACTTGGAAGAGGAATCTTGGCTTaatatgcagaaaagaaatatggcTATGAAAACTCATTGTCTTACGTGGACACAGTATGCGTCTCTGAGCGAGGAGTCTGTCTTCAGAGAGAGCTTGGAGAATCCAAACTG GACAGACTTCACACAAAAAGGCAGAATATCAGTCACGGGGGCAGGTTTGCTCAACTGTGTGTTGGAAGCTTTTGCTCAATCGTTTTTAAAGCAAGGTGTGAGGAAG tcagtgggtgTTGGAGCGTGGAACCTGGGCAGCACCCGCAGTCCCTTCGGAcactctcctctctgctggcGCAGGGGCTCACAGCCCCAGCCTCTCATTCGTCCTTCAGAAGCGGATTTTGGAATCTGCGCCCCAAGAACTGCAGatggaaatgtatttcaaaaggcACAGCCATTTATTCATTTGCTTATTCTTGATAACTATAAGACCTTTTTGTtgtggctttaa
- the PRELID2 gene encoding PRELI domain-containing protein 2 isoform X3, producing MIPAFGGITCCFTSQMRRSHQMQLFEKVLFYPGEVFNLGCLPVGFSFDLSTGIIYRRRIAMCQNVIPEILRKVSVLKVPDIYLEEESWLNMQKRNMAMKTHCLTWTQYASLSEESVFRESLENPNWTDFTQKGRISVTGAGLLNCVLEAFAQSFLKQGVRKSVGVGAWNLGSTRSPFGHSPLCWRRGSQPQPLIRPSEADFGICAPRTADGNVFQKAQPFIHLLILDNYKTFLLWL from the exons ATGATCCCTGCCTTCGGAGGGATCACTTGCTGTTTCACTTCCCAGATGAGGAG atCCCACCAAATGCAACTGTTCGAGAAGGTACTCTTTTATCCCGGAGAAGTCTTTAACCTGGGCTGCCTGCCAGTTGGCTTCTCATTCG ATTTGTCTACGGGGATTATTTACCGGAGGAGAATTGCAATGTGCCAGAATGTGATTcctgaaattttaagaaag GTCAGTGTCTTAAAAGTGCCTGACATCTACTTGGAAGAGGAATCTTGGCTTaatatgcagaaaagaaatatggcTATGAAAACTCATTGTCTTACGTGGACACAGTATGCGTCTCTGAGCGAGGAGTCTGTCTTCAGAGAGAGCTTGGAGAATCCAAACTG GACAGACTTCACACAAAAAGGCAGAATATCAGTCACGGGGGCAGGTTTGCTCAACTGTGTGTTGGAAGCTTTTGCTCAATCGTTTTTAAAGCAAGGTGTGAGGAAG tcagtgggtgTTGGAGCGTGGAACCTGGGCAGCACCCGCAGTCCCTTCGGAcactctcctctctgctggcGCAGGGGCTCACAGCCCCAGCCTCTCATTCGTCCTTCAGAAGCGGATTTTGGAATCTGCGCCCCAAGAACTGCAGatggaaatgtatttcaaaaggcACAGCCATTTATTCATTTGCTTATTCTTGATAACTATAAGACCTTTTTGTtgtggctttaa
- the GRXCR2 gene encoding glutaredoxin domain-containing cysteine-rich protein 2, protein MHCVVGGSWGEFSFGPKALGVNLQDLQLEILIMDEHQKKLNQRHEGRPRKVRFKISSAYSGRVLKQVYEDGQELEPPAKEHSRRFLRHSFEPGDHFCGAGEMPENRFYSPAKLTAQRISIFKEDKKYSLTSNSLLLSDYQSSDSHCRSSPILDFGKIIIYTNNLKIIRAPMDQKELMRRIIQTEGINDWAFIYRERKERFGGGHKKDVEKKVACNQYAQEGDAEHGCSQCKGSGSAPCSLCHGSKFSMLANRFRESYRALRCPACNESGLQPCQICAA, encoded by the exons ATGCATTGTGTGGTTGGGGGAAGCTGGGGAGAGTTTTCTTTTGGACCCAAAGCTCTTGGAGTTAATCTCCAGGACCTGCAGCTTGAAATCCTAATAATGGATGAGCACCAGAAGAAACTCAATCAGCGGCATGAGGGAAGACCCCGCAAAGTGAGGTTCAAAATATCGTCAGCTTACAGCGGGCGAGTGTTAAAACAAGTCTATGAAGATGGGCAGGAACTCGAGCCCCCAGCCAAAGAGCACTCTCGGCGTTTTCTCCGCCACAGCTTTGAGCCAGGGGACCATTTCTGTGGGGCCGGGGAAATGCCAGAAAACAGGTTTTACTCGCCAGCCAAGCTGACTGCCCAGCGGATCAGCATATTCAAAGAGGACAAGAAATACAGTCTCACCAGTAACTCGCTTCTCCTCAGTGACTACCAGTCAAGCGACAGTCATTGCAGG TCTTCCCCAATTCTAGATTTTGGCAAGATCATAATCTACACTAATAACCTGAAAATCATCCGTGCACCAATGGACCAGAAAGAGCTCATGAGAAGAATCATCCAGACTGAGGGAATAAATGACTGGGCCTTCATATACcgggaaaggaaagaaagatttggTGGTGGACATaaaaaagatgtggaaaaaaaggttgCCTGCAACCAGTATGCACAG GAAGGAGATGCTGAACACGGTTGTTCCCAGTGTAAAGGGTCAGGCTCTGCTCCTTGCTCACTGTGCCATGGAAGCAAGTTTTCAATGCTGGCAAACAGATTCAGAGAGTCCTACAGGGCTCTCCGATGTCCGGCTTGCAACGAAAGtggcctgcagccctgccagatCTGTGCTGCCTGA